One genomic window of Eptesicus fuscus isolate TK198812 chromosome 6, DD_ASM_mEF_20220401, whole genome shotgun sequence includes the following:
- the EIF2AK1 gene encoding eukaryotic translation initiation factor 2-alpha kinase 1 isoform X2 encodes MLGSSPEAPEREAEGDGAGALPAPPAIDFPKEGSDPKYDESDVPAELQVLKGPQQQQPTFPFAVANQLLLVSLLEHLSHVHEPNPLRSRQVFKLLCQTFIKMGLLSSFTCSDEFSSLRLHHNRAITHLMRSARETVRQDSCEDSSHIPKIRSREVAFEAQTSRYLNEFEEVSILGKGGYGRVYKVRNKLDGQYYAIKKILIKRATKTDCMKVLREVKVLAGLQHPNIVGYHTAWIEHVHAAQTQDRISVPLPSLKVISAQDDRDQSDVKTDESNSSSIIFAEFTSEKEKLLGESGTENQNNKLVNYTPNLVTRDAGGFELPIELQENGLAELSSRSMAENQLPLRLNSDLEGNFTSTEESSEENLNMVGQTEMQYHLMLHIQMQLCELSLWDWIVERNRRSRECVDESACPYVMASVATKIFQELVEGVFYIHSMGVVHRDLKPRNIFLHGPDQQVKIGDFGLACTDIIQNPHWTSGDGKRPTHTSRVGTCLYASPEQLEGSEYDAQSDMYSLGVILLELFQPFGTEMERAQVLTGLRTGQMPESLRQRCPVQARCIQELTRKDASQRPSAVQLLQSDLFQNSGSVNLTLQRKIVEQEKEIEELKKQLRLLSQDRGVKDDMKDGGVPP; translated from the exons aatctGACGTTCCAGCAGAACTCCAGGTGTTAAAAGgaccgcagcagcagcagccgacCTTCCCTTTTGCAGTTGCCAACCAGCTATTGCTCGTTTCTCTGCTGGAACATTTGAGCCATGTGCATGAACCAAACCCACTTCGTTCAAGACAGGTGTTTAAAT tactTTGTCAGACCTTTATCAAAATGGGGCTGCTGTCTTCTTTCACCTGCAGTGATGAGTTTAGCTCATTGAGACTACATCACAACAGAGCCATCACTCATTTAATGAGGTCAGCTAGAGAGACAGTTCGTCAG gattCTTGTGAGGATAGTTCTCATATTCCGAAGATCAG ATCAAGGGAAGTGGCCTTTGAAGCACAGACTTCACGTTACTTAAATGAATTTGAAGAGGTTTCCATCTTGGGAAAAGGTGGCTATGGAAGAGTATACAAG GTCAGGAATAAATTAGATGGTCAGTATTATGCGATTAAGAAAATCCTGATTAAGCGTGCAACTAAGACAGATTGCATGAAG GTTCTACGGGAAGTGAAGGTGCTGGCGGGTCTTCAGCACCCTAACATTGTGGGCTACCACACTGCGTGGATTGAGCATGTTCACGCGGCCCAAACGCAAG ATAGGATTTCTGTTCCGTTGCCGTCGCTGAAAGTGATCTCTGCCCAGGACGACAG AGATCAGTCTGATGTTAAAACTGATGAAAGTAACAGCTCATCCATTATCTTCGCCGAGTTcacctcagaaaaagaaaaactcttagGAGAGTCTGGCACTGAAAATCAGAATAACAAATTGGTGAACTATACCCCCAATCTCGTCACAAGAGATGCTGGTGGGTTTGAATTACCCATTGAGCTCCAAGAAAACGGCTTGGCTGAGTTGTCTTCCAGATCGATGGCTGAGAACCAGCTGCCACTTAGGCTTAATTCAGACTTGGAGGGGAATTTCACATCCACTGAGGAATCGTCTGAAGAAAACTTAAACATGGTGGGACAGACAGAG ATGCAGTACCACCTGATGCTGCACATCCAGATGCAGCTGTGTGAGCTCTCCCTGTGGGACTGGATCGTGGAGAGGAACAGGCGGAGCCGGGAGTGTGTGGATGAGTCTGCCT gtCCTTACGTTATGGCCAGTGTTGCAACAAAAATTTTTCAAGAATTGGTGGAAGGTGTATTTTACATCCATAGCATGGGGGTTGTGCACAGAGACCTGAAG cccagaaatatttttcttcatggcCCTGATCAGCAAGTGAAAATAGGAgactttggcctggcctgcacagaCATCATACAGAACCCACACTGGACCAGCGGGGATGGGAAGA GACCAACACATACCTCCAGAGTGGGCACCTGTCTGTACGCGTCTCCCGAACAGCTGGAAGGATCTGAGTATGATGCCCAG TCGGACATGTACAGCTTGGGTGTGATCCTGTTGGAGCTCTTCCAGCCGTTTGGAACAGAAATGGAGCGAGCACAGGTTCTAACGGGTCTGAGAACTGGTCAGATGCCCGAGTCCCTCCGCCAGAGGTGTCCCGTCCAAGCCCGGTGCATCCAGGAGCTAACCAGGAAGGACGCATCCCAGAGGCCGTCTGCTGTGCAGCTGCTGCAGAGCGACCTTTTCCAGAATTCCGGAAGT GTTAATCTCACCCTGCAGAGGAAGATAGtagagcaagagaaagaaatagaagaactAAAGAAGCAGTTACGCCTCCTTTCTCAGGACAGAGGGGTTAAGGATGACATGAAAGATGGGGGTgttccgccctaa
- the EIF2AK1 gene encoding eukaryotic translation initiation factor 2-alpha kinase 1 isoform X1: protein MLGSSPEAPEREAEGDGAGALPAPPAIDFPKEGSDPKYDESDVPAELQVLKGPQQQQPTFPFAVANQLLLVSLLEHLSHVHEPNPLRSRQVFKLLCQTFIKMGLLSSFTCSDEFSSLRLHHNRAITHLMRSARETVRQDSCEDSSHIPKIRSREVAFEAQTSRYLNEFEEVSILGKGGYGRVYKVRNKLDGQYYAIKKILIKRATKTDCMKVLREVKVLAGLQHPNIVGYHTAWIEHVHAAQTQADRISVPLPSLKVISAQDDRDQSDVKTDESNSSSIIFAEFTSEKEKLLGESGTENQNNKLVNYTPNLVTRDAGGFELPIELQENGLAELSSRSMAENQLPLRLNSDLEGNFTSTEESSEENLNMVGQTEMQYHLMLHIQMQLCELSLWDWIVERNRRSRECVDESACPYVMASVATKIFQELVEGVFYIHSMGVVHRDLKPRNIFLHGPDQQVKIGDFGLACTDIIQNPHWTSGDGKRPTHTSRVGTCLYASPEQLEGSEYDAQSDMYSLGVILLELFQPFGTEMERAQVLTGLRTGQMPESLRQRCPVQARCIQELTRKDASQRPSAVQLLQSDLFQNSGSVNLTLQRKIVEQEKEIEELKKQLRLLSQDRGVKDDMKDGGVPP, encoded by the exons aatctGACGTTCCAGCAGAACTCCAGGTGTTAAAAGgaccgcagcagcagcagccgacCTTCCCTTTTGCAGTTGCCAACCAGCTATTGCTCGTTTCTCTGCTGGAACATTTGAGCCATGTGCATGAACCAAACCCACTTCGTTCAAGACAGGTGTTTAAAT tactTTGTCAGACCTTTATCAAAATGGGGCTGCTGTCTTCTTTCACCTGCAGTGATGAGTTTAGCTCATTGAGACTACATCACAACAGAGCCATCACTCATTTAATGAGGTCAGCTAGAGAGACAGTTCGTCAG gattCTTGTGAGGATAGTTCTCATATTCCGAAGATCAG ATCAAGGGAAGTGGCCTTTGAAGCACAGACTTCACGTTACTTAAATGAATTTGAAGAGGTTTCCATCTTGGGAAAAGGTGGCTATGGAAGAGTATACAAG GTCAGGAATAAATTAGATGGTCAGTATTATGCGATTAAGAAAATCCTGATTAAGCGTGCAACTAAGACAGATTGCATGAAG GTTCTACGGGAAGTGAAGGTGCTGGCGGGTCTTCAGCACCCTAACATTGTGGGCTACCACACTGCGTGGATTGAGCATGTTCACGCGGCCCAAACGCAAG CAGATAGGATTTCTGTTCCGTTGCCGTCGCTGAAAGTGATCTCTGCCCAGGACGACAG AGATCAGTCTGATGTTAAAACTGATGAAAGTAACAGCTCATCCATTATCTTCGCCGAGTTcacctcagaaaaagaaaaactcttagGAGAGTCTGGCACTGAAAATCAGAATAACAAATTGGTGAACTATACCCCCAATCTCGTCACAAGAGATGCTGGTGGGTTTGAATTACCCATTGAGCTCCAAGAAAACGGCTTGGCTGAGTTGTCTTCCAGATCGATGGCTGAGAACCAGCTGCCACTTAGGCTTAATTCAGACTTGGAGGGGAATTTCACATCCACTGAGGAATCGTCTGAAGAAAACTTAAACATGGTGGGACAGACAGAG ATGCAGTACCACCTGATGCTGCACATCCAGATGCAGCTGTGTGAGCTCTCCCTGTGGGACTGGATCGTGGAGAGGAACAGGCGGAGCCGGGAGTGTGTGGATGAGTCTGCCT gtCCTTACGTTATGGCCAGTGTTGCAACAAAAATTTTTCAAGAATTGGTGGAAGGTGTATTTTACATCCATAGCATGGGGGTTGTGCACAGAGACCTGAAG cccagaaatatttttcttcatggcCCTGATCAGCAAGTGAAAATAGGAgactttggcctggcctgcacagaCATCATACAGAACCCACACTGGACCAGCGGGGATGGGAAGA GACCAACACATACCTCCAGAGTGGGCACCTGTCTGTACGCGTCTCCCGAACAGCTGGAAGGATCTGAGTATGATGCCCAG TCGGACATGTACAGCTTGGGTGTGATCCTGTTGGAGCTCTTCCAGCCGTTTGGAACAGAAATGGAGCGAGCACAGGTTCTAACGGGTCTGAGAACTGGTCAGATGCCCGAGTCCCTCCGCCAGAGGTGTCCCGTCCAAGCCCGGTGCATCCAGGAGCTAACCAGGAAGGACGCATCCCAGAGGCCGTCTGCTGTGCAGCTGCTGCAGAGCGACCTTTTCCAGAATTCCGGAAGT GTTAATCTCACCCTGCAGAGGAAGATAGtagagcaagagaaagaaatagaagaactAAAGAAGCAGTTACGCCTCCTTTCTCAGGACAGAGGGGTTAAGGATGACATGAAAGATGGGGGTgttccgccctaa
- the ANKRD61 gene encoding ankyrin repeat domain-containing protein 61, with protein sequence MGNIVKRGSREPVADGAKAPEGGPREVLHARLYEAIMTEDCAAIQALLRSHPVNQPLTVLANPTSCGLLLTQDTCNGLGFFPLKQTQSIVPVHLAAEHRKAQSLHCLLEHGADPEVRDTRGLTTLHLMLLHWPITSTVQTKPGNRIQRLLADIQNNAVTCLRILCEHGAQVNARVNNSHKHSALHLAIRYGTYPVLSILAQNGAQVNAVNESNMTPLHMAADVLNKEMMETLIACGANVNYAVPFTGNTALKLAVCAASSKAGRVLAAGLGCIRLLLTHGAHVNVQDHKGQTAIHEACFAGRETVIDLLLEFEANMNARTKNGESPIHMYLQRSSNIRDTALLAKLLYRSYPLRLTNNQGILPAGLMLSEFHLLRESLIKLSQKPFSLEDICKRNIRNIYGERHKQYVKRLLPEKIWSSVYGCYDLARLLK encoded by the exons ATGGGGAACATAGTCAAGCGAGGCAGCCGGGAGCCGGTCGCCGACGGGGCCAAGGCCCCGGAGGGGGGCCCGCGCGAAGTGCTCCACGCCAGGCTCTACGAGGCCATCATGACCGAAGACTGCGCTGCCATCCAGGCCCTCCTGCGCAGCCACCCGGTCAACCAGCCCCTCACCGTCCTGGCCAACCCCACCAGCTGCGGGTTACTTCTGACGCAG GACACCTGCAATGGCCTCGGGTTCTTCCCCCTGAAGCAGACGCAGTCCATCGTCCCCGTCCACCTGGCTGCCGAGCACCGCAAGGCCCAGAGCCTGCACTGCCTGCTGGAGCACGGCGCTGACCCGGAAGTACG GGACACGCGAGGCCTCACCACACTCCACCTGATGCTACTGCACTGGCCGATCACCTCCACCGTCCAGACCAAGCCGGGGAACAGGATCCAGCGGCTGCTGGCGGACATTCAGAACAACGCCGTGACGTGCCTCCGCATCCTGTGTGAGCACGGAGCGCAAGTGAACGCTCGGGTGAACAACAGCCACAAGCATTCCGCCCTCCACCTGGCCATCAGGTACGGGACCTACCCGGTCCTCTCCATTTTAGCCCAAAACGGCGCCCAGGTGAACGCCGTCAACGAGTCCAACATGACGCCCCTGCACATGGCTGCAGACGTCCTGAACAAGGAGATGATGGAAACGCTCATCGCCTGCGGGGCCAACGTCAACTACGCCGTCCCGTTCACCGGGAACACGGCCCTGAAGCTGGCGGTGTGCGCCGCGTCCAGCAAGGCGGGCCGGGTGCTGGCGGCGGGGCTGggctgcatccggctgctgctgACGCACGGAGCCCACGTCAACGTCCAGGACCACAAGGGCCAAACAGCGATCCACGAGGCGTGTTTTGCAGGCAGAGAGACCGTCATCGACCTCTTGCTTGAATTTGAAGCCAACATGAACGCCCGAACCAAAAACGGGGAGTCTCCCATACACATGTACCTCCAGCGCAGTTCCAACATAAGGGACACCGCGCTTCTCGCCAAGTTGCTTTACCGCTCCTACCCCCTGAGACTGACCAATAACCAAGGAATTCTGCCTGCGGGGCTCATGCTCTCAGAATTCCATCTCCTAAGGGAATCCCTAATCAAGCTGTCTCAGAAACCCTTCTCCCTAGAGGATATCTGCAAGAGAAACATCCGGAACATTTACGGGGAGAGACACAAACAGTATGTGAAGCGCCTTCTCCCGGAGAAAATCTGGAGTTCTGTGTACGGGTGTTACGACCTGGCTCGCCTCCTGAAATAA